A region from the Gemmatimonadota bacterium genome encodes:
- the thiS gene encoding sulfur carrier protein ThiS — MSERPETIPVRLNGSERNVPAGLSVHALLEHLDLVPATVVVERNKRILRRDQYTDEPVESGDELELVHFVGGG; from the coding sequence ATGTCTGAACGACCCGAGACGATTCCAGTCCGCCTGAACGGGAGCGAGCGCAACGTCCCAGCAGGGTTGAGCGTGCACGCCCTGCTCGAGCATCTGGATCTGGTGCCCGCCACCGTGGTCGTGGAGCGGAACAAGCGGATTCTCCGACGCGACCAGTACACGGATGAGCCGGTCGAGTCGGGAGACGAGCTGGAGCTGGTGCACTTCGTTGGGGGAGGATGA
- the fmt gene encoding methionyl-tRNA formyltransferase: MRVLFWGTPEFALASLLALESEGHHIAGVVTQPDRPAGRGRRLTPSPVKRWAEQEGYRVLTPERPRGEDFLTDVRDLAPEVSVVVAYGHILRPEVLDLPPQGSLNVHASLLPELRGAAPINWAIARGHDRTGVTIMRMVPEMDAGPILLQAEEPIGARDTAAALGARLAELGAELLVEALALLEAGQAVEQEQDHSRATFAPKVNREVARIDWSRSATEVGCHVRGMDALPGAWTELDSQPLKLFDPTPLAEAVPDEAPGTVLVADSTAGFVVRCGSGAVAFAEVQPAGKARMPVGDWLRGRGAEAGQRLR; this comes from the coding sequence ATGAGGGTCCTCTTCTGGGGCACTCCCGAGTTCGCGCTCGCCTCCCTCCTCGCCCTGGAGAGCGAGGGACACCACATCGCAGGGGTGGTGACGCAACCCGACCGGCCCGCCGGACGGGGACGACGCCTGACCCCGTCGCCCGTGAAGCGATGGGCGGAACAGGAGGGCTACCGCGTGCTCACGCCGGAGCGTCCGCGCGGAGAGGACTTCCTGACCGACGTGCGGGATCTGGCCCCCGAAGTCTCAGTGGTCGTCGCGTACGGCCACATCCTCAGGCCCGAGGTACTCGATCTCCCTCCCCAGGGCTCGCTGAACGTGCACGCGTCCCTGCTGCCAGAGCTGCGCGGGGCCGCCCCCATCAACTGGGCGATCGCCCGCGGCCACGACCGCACCGGCGTCACGATCATGCGGATGGTCCCGGAGATGGATGCCGGCCCCATCCTTCTGCAGGCGGAAGAGCCCATCGGAGCGCGTGACACGGCAGCGGCGCTGGGTGCGCGCCTGGCGGAGCTGGGCGCGGAGCTGCTCGTGGAAGCCCTTGCCTTGCTCGAGGCGGGACAGGCCGTCGAGCAGGAGCAGGACCACAGCCGAGCCACGTTCGCTCCCAAGGTGAACCGTGAGGTCGCCCGCATCGATTGGTCGCGTAGCGCGACCGAGGTGGGTTGTCACGTGCGGGGCATGGACGCGCTTCCAGGCGCTTGGACGGAGCTCGACAGCCAACCGCTCAAGCTCTTCGACCCGACGCCTCTCGCGGAGGCCGTGCCGGACGAAGCGCCCGGGACGGTGCTGGTGGCTGACTCCACGGCAGGGTTCGTCGTGCGCTGCGGAAGCGGCGCCGTCGCGTTCGCTGAGGTGCAGCCGGCCGGAAAGGCGCGCATGCCGGTCGGCGATTGGTTGCGGGGTCGGGGCGCGGAGGCAGGTCAGCGCCTGCGGTGA
- the queA gene encoding tRNA preQ1(34) S-adenosylmethionine ribosyltransferase-isomerase QueA, producing MSEGSRGSRVSDYDYALPPERIARYPAERRDESRLLVVPRQRGAFEHLRFRDLPELIAPGDVLVLNESRVLKARLLGQKPSGAPAEVLLLHPLSGEGGRRWAALVRPGGKLKPGRSVVVADDLTVEIVDSTDDGGRVVELCTPLSPEDAIERHGHLPLPPYLEREAEALDLERYQTVYAGVPGSVAAPTAGLHFTDPLLERVRGRGAHIAKVVLHVGVGTFRPVEEEDPSLHRMHSERWSVPEATAALLAEARSRGARIWAVGTTVARTLETAADAQGRVVAGTGETELFIRPPFPFRVVDVLITNFHLPRSTLMMLVAAFAGFDQTHAAYAEAVGSGYRFYSYGDAMVLL from the coding sequence GTGAGTGAGGGGTCACGCGGTTCCCGCGTTTCGGACTACGACTACGCCCTCCCTCCGGAACGCATCGCCCGCTATCCGGCGGAGAGGCGGGACGAGAGCCGACTGCTGGTGGTACCACGGCAGCGGGGCGCCTTCGAGCACCTTCGCTTTCGAGACCTTCCCGAGCTGATCGCGCCCGGTGACGTGCTGGTTCTGAACGAAAGTCGGGTGCTCAAGGCCCGCCTGCTGGGACAGAAGCCCAGCGGCGCGCCGGCCGAGGTGTTGTTGCTCCATCCCCTTTCGGGCGAAGGTGGCCGACGCTGGGCGGCACTGGTGCGGCCGGGAGGGAAGCTCAAGCCCGGCCGCTCGGTCGTGGTCGCCGACGACCTCACCGTCGAGATCGTGGATTCCACCGACGACGGCGGCCGTGTGGTCGAGCTGTGCACGCCGCTCTCCCCCGAGGACGCGATCGAACGCCACGGTCACCTACCGCTACCTCCCTATCTGGAACGCGAGGCGGAGGCGCTGGACCTCGAGCGCTATCAGACCGTCTACGCGGGCGTTCCCGGATCGGTGGCGGCTCCGACCGCCGGGCTCCACTTCACCGATCCCCTGCTGGAGCGGGTGCGGGGCAGGGGAGCGCACATCGCCAAGGTCGTGCTGCACGTCGGGGTGGGCACCTTCCGCCCCGTGGAGGAGGAGGACCCGTCCCTCCACCGGATGCACAGCGAGCGTTGGTCGGTGCCGGAGGCCACGGCCGCGCTGTTGGCCGAGGCACGCAGTCGCGGAGCGCGGATCTGGGCCGTGGGAACGACGGTCGCCCGCACCCTGGAGACCGCGGCGGACGCGCAGGGGCGCGTTGTGGCGGGGACGGGCGAGACGGAGCTGTTCATCCGGCCCCCGTTTCCGTTCCGCGTCGTCGATGTGCTCATCACCAACTTCCACCTCCCCCGTTCGACCCTGATGATGCTCGTGGCCGCGTTCGCCGGCTTCGATCAGACGCATGCCGCCTACGCCGAAGCGGTGGGGTCGGGGTATCGGTTCTATTCCTACGGCGACGCGATGGTTCTGCTTTGA
- a CDS encoding transcription antitermination factor NusB: MSGRVGRATEERRAVVQVLLAIERGRRADRVFETEALAPEIRPWVHQVVYGVQRMRGRLDHLLGVVSSRPLAELDAPVRAILRAGLYEVLSLGTPTYAGISQGVELARDVVGEGAARLTNAVLRRAEALSHDPDAFPAFEADPLGHLSSWGSHPRWLVERWLRQWTPGDVRALVESNNRQPPVFLVPADGDPHRLRSALETEGVVGAALEEGVGSVRLPAGTRLRTLLPRVHAFVQDPGASLVVGMIDPGDGAFVADLCAAPGGKALGLAARGLRVVAADASESRLHLLAASVRRLGLGVTLMVADAGRPPLRKAPVVLLDAPCTGTGTLRRHPDGRWRLRPKDIRAMAGVQERLLDGAAPLVPPGGLLVYATCSLEPEENQEQVERFLSRRPDFRLEAPRTMDPRFLDERGRLTVLPQQSGYDGAFAARLRRDS, encoded by the coding sequence CTGAGCGGCCGGGTCGGCCGCGCGACGGAGGAGCGCCGCGCGGTCGTGCAGGTCCTCCTCGCCATCGAGCGCGGGCGGCGCGCCGACCGTGTGTTCGAGACGGAGGCGCTGGCTCCCGAGATCCGCCCCTGGGTCCACCAGGTCGTGTACGGGGTCCAGCGCATGCGCGGCCGCCTCGACCACCTGCTGGGCGTGGTTTCCAGTCGCCCGCTGGCCGAGTTGGATGCGCCGGTACGGGCGATCCTGCGCGCGGGCCTCTACGAGGTGCTGTCGTTGGGCACGCCCACCTACGCTGGGATCTCCCAGGGGGTGGAGCTGGCCCGTGACGTGGTGGGTGAGGGCGCCGCCCGCCTCACCAACGCGGTCCTTCGCCGTGCCGAAGCCCTTTCCCACGACCCGGATGCCTTTCCGGCGTTCGAGGCCGACCCCCTCGGTCATCTGTCGTCGTGGGGCTCGCACCCCAGGTGGTTGGTGGAACGCTGGCTCCGCCAGTGGACGCCAGGTGATGTGCGCGCCCTCGTGGAGTCGAACAACCGTCAGCCCCCCGTCTTTCTGGTCCCTGCGGATGGCGATCCGCACCGCCTGCGTTCCGCGCTCGAAACCGAGGGCGTCGTCGGAGCTGCATTGGAGGAGGGGGTCGGCTCCGTCCGCCTGCCCGCAGGAACGCGGCTGCGGACCCTGCTCCCGCGCGTCCACGCCTTCGTGCAGGATCCAGGGGCGTCGCTGGTGGTCGGGATGATCGACCCTGGAGACGGGGCCTTCGTCGCCGACCTGTGCGCCGCGCCGGGGGGCAAGGCCCTGGGACTCGCGGCGCGCGGGCTGCGAGTGGTCGCTGCCGATGCCTCGGAGTCGCGCCTGCACCTCCTGGCCGCGAGCGTGCGACGTCTGGGGCTCGGGGTGACGCTGATGGTCGCCGATGCCGGCCGCCCGCCTTTGCGAAAAGCCCCGGTGGTGCTGCTCGACGCCCCCTGCACCGGGACCGGAACCTTGCGGCGTCACCCCGATGGACGCTGGCGCCTCAGACCGAAAGACATTCGAGCCATGGCCGGGGTCCAGGAGAGGCTCCTCGACGGTGCGGCGCCCCTGGTACCCCCCGGGGGCCTTCTGGTGTATGCCACCTGCAGCCTGGAGCCGGAGGAGAACCAGGAGCAGGTCGAGCGGTTTCTGAGCCGCCGTCCGGACTTTAGGTTGGAGGCGCCGCGGACCATGGACCCGCGGTTCCTGGACGAACGAGGCCGCCTTACGGTCCTGCCGCAGCAGAGCGGCTACGACGGCGCCTTCGCCGCTCGCCTCAGACGGGATTCATGA
- the def gene encoding peptide deformylase, translated as MSIRPIRILGDPVLRESAALVESFDEALAELVEDMWETMYHADGIGLAAPQIGVSQRIFVIDVRRSDEDGPEPLALINPTVVDSSKKTEKAPEGCLSIPGMEDVVTRPIAVRVEALDLSGAPLVLEADGLFARALQHEIDHLDGVLFIDRLSPLKRRLLLERWKKAQADEE; from the coding sequence TTGTCCATCCGCCCCATCCGCATCCTGGGCGATCCCGTGCTGCGCGAGTCCGCGGCCCTGGTCGAGTCGTTCGACGAGGCGCTGGCCGAGCTCGTCGAAGACATGTGGGAGACCATGTACCACGCAGACGGCATCGGTCTGGCTGCGCCGCAAATCGGTGTCTCCCAACGGATCTTCGTCATCGACGTGCGACGCTCCGACGAGGATGGCCCCGAGCCCCTGGCCCTCATCAACCCTACGGTGGTCGACTCCAGCAAGAAGACCGAGAAGGCGCCCGAAGGCTGCCTCAGCATTCCGGGGATGGAGGATGTGGTGACCCGTCCGATCGCCGTCCGGGTCGAGGCGCTCGATCTGAGCGGCGCTCCACTGGTGTTGGAAGCAGACGGCCTCTTTGCCCGCGCCCTCCAGCACGAGATCGATCACCTGGACGGAGTCCTCTTCATCGATCGGCTCAGCCCGCTGAAGCGGCGCCTGCTCCTCGAGAGGTGGAAGAAGGCGCAGGCGGACGAGGAATGA
- a CDS encoding thiazole synthase, whose product MQKDLETAVASDDVFVIGDRTFRSRLIVGTGKYSDNATMVRALRASGAEMVTVAVRRVDLDRSQEEGILHHLDPSEFFLLPNTAGCFTAEEAVRYARLGRAAGLGDFVKLEVIGDQTTLLPDTVATLEAARTLVAEGFQVMAYTNDDLIMALRLEDAGCVSVMPLASPIGSGLGVVNPFFIREIKRRCSVPIIVDAGVGTASDACVTMEQGVDGVLMNTAIAKAVHPPAMAEAMKLAVRAGRLAYLAGRMPSREIAVPSSPSQGMLD is encoded by the coding sequence ATGCAGAAGGACCTGGAGACAGCAGTCGCGTCCGACGACGTCTTCGTGATCGGTGACCGGACCTTCCGTAGCCGGCTGATCGTGGGGACGGGCAAGTACTCGGACAACGCGACCATGGTACGGGCACTGCGCGCCAGTGGCGCGGAGATGGTGACCGTGGCCGTGCGGCGGGTGGACCTGGATCGCTCGCAGGAGGAGGGCATCCTCCATCATCTCGATCCCTCCGAGTTCTTTCTGCTCCCCAACACTGCGGGGTGCTTCACGGCGGAAGAGGCCGTGCGCTACGCGCGTTTGGGCCGTGCAGCCGGGCTCGGTGACTTCGTCAAGCTCGAGGTGATCGGAGACCAGACCACTCTGCTGCCGGACACGGTGGCCACGCTGGAGGCCGCGCGGACGCTGGTGGCGGAGGGATTCCAGGTGATGGCCTACACCAATGACGACTTGATCATGGCCCTGAGGCTGGAGGATGCGGGCTGTGTCTCGGTCATGCCCCTGGCCAGTCCCATCGGATCGGGTCTGGGAGTGGTCAACCCGTTCTTCATCCGCGAGATCAAGCGCCGCTGCTCCGTTCCCATCATCGTGGACGCCGGGGTGGGAACCGCCTCGGACGCCTGCGTGACGATGGAGCAGGGCGTCGATGGCGTGCTCATGAACACGGCGATTGCCAAGGCCGTGCATCCGCCGGCGATGGCCGAGGCCATGAAGCTGGCTGTGCGGGCGGGGCGCCTCGCCTACCTGGCGGGGCGCATGCCTTCCCGCGAGATCGCGGTTCCGTCCTCGCCGTCACAGGGGATGCTCGACTGA
- the tgt gene encoding tRNA guanosine(34) transglycosylase Tgt: MSGFRFTLEQQSGAARTGTLETPHGSVATPRFMPVGTLGAVKTLTAEEVRQAGASMVLANTYHLYLRPGHDVVRELGGLHAFMRWEGPILTDSGGFQVFSLSKIRRIHDDGVVFQSHIDGSSHAFSPERAIDIQRALGADVVMAFDECPPGGADRSTVERANERTARWLERCRVHFDGLAQDSDGPEQVLFPIVQGNVYDDLRRASVRDVLSIAPSVGYGIGGLSVGEAKPDMWRTLEVLDGELPRGAARYLMGVGYPDDLLESIARGCDLFDCVAPTRNARHGTAWTLEEGQINLKAGRFRLDRRPVDPGCDCAACAQYDRAYLRHLIVCGESLAHRLLSVHNLRFLLRLTEEARRRVLDGSFSDWSQAWLERYRGGRG, from the coding sequence TTGAGCGGGTTTCGCTTCACGCTGGAACAGCAGAGCGGCGCGGCCCGGACCGGGACGCTGGAGACGCCGCACGGCTCGGTCGCCACTCCCCGCTTCATGCCGGTGGGAACACTCGGTGCGGTGAAGACCCTGACCGCGGAGGAGGTCCGCCAGGCGGGCGCGTCCATGGTCCTGGCCAACACCTATCACCTCTACCTGCGTCCCGGGCACGATGTGGTGCGAGAGTTGGGTGGATTGCACGCGTTCATGCGGTGGGAGGGGCCCATCCTGACGGACTCAGGGGGGTTCCAGGTCTTCTCGCTCTCCAAGATCCGGCGCATCCACGACGACGGTGTCGTGTTCCAGAGTCACATCGATGGATCCTCCCACGCCTTCTCGCCCGAGCGGGCCATCGACATCCAGCGCGCCCTCGGGGCGGATGTGGTCATGGCTTTCGATGAATGCCCACCGGGGGGTGCCGACCGATCCACGGTCGAGCGCGCCAACGAGCGGACCGCGCGCTGGCTGGAGCGGTGCCGGGTCCATTTCGACGGATTGGCCCAGGACTCGGATGGGCCCGAGCAGGTGCTGTTCCCCATCGTCCAGGGCAACGTCTACGACGACCTCAGGCGTGCCTCCGTTCGTGACGTCCTCTCGATCGCTCCGTCCGTGGGATACGGCATCGGCGGCCTGAGCGTGGGGGAGGCCAAGCCCGACATGTGGAGGACGCTGGAGGTGCTCGACGGGGAGCTCCCGCGCGGCGCGGCCCGCTATCTGATGGGTGTGGGCTACCCGGACGACCTCCTGGAGTCGATCGCTCGCGGGTGCGACCTCTTCGACTGTGTGGCGCCGACCCGCAACGCGCGCCATGGGACGGCCTGGACGCTGGAGGAGGGCCAGATCAACCTGAAGGCCGGCCGCTTCCGCCTCGACCGCCGACCCGTCGATCCGGGCTGCGACTGCGCTGCCTGCGCCCAGTACGACCGGGCCTATCTGCGGCACCTGATCGTGTGCGGGGAGAGCCTGGCCCACCGCCTCCTCTCCGTCCACAACCTGCGCTTTCTGCTCCGGCTCACCGAGGAGGCCCGGCGGCGCGTGCTCGACGGGTCCTTCAGCGACTGGAGCCAGGCCTGGCTGGAACGCTACCGCGGTGGCCGGGGGTAG
- a CDS encoding PASTA domain-containing protein, with protein sequence MKPISPGNQSKEAQSSVIGPRRRPRSGNADVRRWLSGVSGSGWGRAAVLGLVGLLVGYLFSTRVVFPAAPAPENLITVPDLSGEELSEVAARLEGIGLVVGEVDSVKHPGVDIGGVFGQSPLPGQRALPGSAVRLSVSSGRQEIRVPELVGAPLDQAVALLEASGFTLALDSVEASAPRGTVVGLVPEAGDLVELPATIGVQVSLGPPLVAMPRLIGLSEEEATEQLEALGLRVGDVEVRFRFGLDQGKVIEQEPAPGRQIEEGSTVRLVVGRRAREGGGS encoded by the coding sequence ATGAAGCCGATCAGCCCAGGAAATCAGAGCAAAGAAGCGCAGTCGAGCGTGATCGGGCCTCGTCGTCGGCCGCGCTCGGGGAACGCCGACGTGCGCCGCTGGCTCTCTGGCGTAAGCGGCAGCGGCTGGGGACGCGCGGCGGTGCTCGGCCTCGTCGGGCTTCTGGTCGGTTATCTGTTCTCCACCCGCGTGGTGTTTCCGGCTGCCCCGGCGCCCGAGAATCTGATCACCGTACCCGATCTGAGTGGGGAGGAGCTCTCGGAGGTCGCGGCTCGCCTTGAAGGCATAGGCCTGGTCGTCGGCGAGGTCGACTCCGTCAAGCATCCGGGGGTCGATATCGGCGGTGTGTTCGGACAGAGCCCGCTGCCCGGCCAGCGAGCGCTGCCGGGCTCGGCCGTCCGGCTGTCCGTGAGCAGTGGCCGGCAGGAGATCCGCGTGCCGGAGCTGGTGGGGGCGCCGCTCGACCAAGCCGTCGCGTTGCTGGAGGCGTCGGGCTTCACGTTGGCGCTGGACAGCGTGGAGGCGTCGGCGCCCCGCGGCACGGTGGTGGGGCTGGTGCCTGAAGCGGGGGACCTGGTCGAACTACCTGCGACCATCGGGGTGCAGGTGAGTCTGGGGCCCCCACTCGTCGCCATGCCGAGGTTGATCGGCCTGAGCGAGGAGGAGGCCACCGAGCAGCTGGAGGCGCTTGGTCTGCGGGTCGGAGACGTCGAGGTCCGCTTCCGCTTCGGATTGGATCAAGGAAAGGTGATCGAGCAGGAACCGGCGCCCGGGCGCCAGATCGAAGAGGGATCCACGGTCCGCTTGGTGGTGGGCCGGCGCGCTCGCGAAGGAGGGGGGAGCTGA
- a CDS encoding thiamine phosphate synthase has product MIRALHVIAGAALLKAGVPLEPVLRAAASQPGRIALHLRAPELSAADLLEKTRALLGAPGLQVLVNDRVDVARVASAHGVQLGQGSLDATAARRLLGTAATIGASVHTAEEAAETRVADADFLLVGSIFETASHPERSGAGPELLRRISALEARPLVAIGGISPERVAVLLDAGAAGVAVQTGIWGAADPEHAVAAYLRALEDGTAGARGALARRPNEPTNV; this is encoded by the coding sequence GTGATCCGCGCGCTGCACGTCATCGCCGGTGCGGCCCTGCTGAAGGCCGGTGTCCCGCTGGAACCTGTGCTCCGGGCCGCGGCCTCCCAGCCCGGTCGGATCGCCTTGCACCTGCGAGCCCCGGAGCTCTCTGCGGCCGACCTCCTGGAAAAGACACGCGCGCTGCTCGGCGCACCGGGACTGCAGGTCCTCGTGAATGATCGAGTGGATGTGGCCCGGGTGGCTTCCGCACACGGAGTGCAGCTGGGGCAGGGTTCCCTGGACGCCACCGCGGCGCGCCGCCTGCTGGGAACCGCGGCCACCATCGGCGCCTCTGTGCACACGGCGGAAGAAGCCGCCGAGACACGCGTAGCCGACGCCGATTTCCTCCTGGTGGGCTCCATCTTCGAGACTGCCTCGCATCCGGAGCGAAGCGGTGCAGGGCCTGAGCTACTGCGGCGGATCTCGGCCCTGGAGGCGCGCCCTCTCGTCGCGATCGGAGGGATCTCCCCCGAACGGGTCGCGGTACTGTTGGACGCGGGTGCCGCCGGCGTCGCGGTCCAGACCGGTATTTGGGGCGCCGCCGACCCGGAGCACGCCGTGGCTGCCTATCTGCGCGCGTTGGAGGACGGAACAGCCGGAGCGCGAGGCGCGCTCGCGCGCCGACCGAACGAGCCTACGAATGTCTGA
- the yajC gene encoding preprotein translocase subunit YajC, which produces MNVSASLLLAQPREGANGAVVFLVQMMLFFVILYWLFIRPQRKEQERFKQMVDAIKKGDEIVTSGGVVGTVVHVADDRLTIKSAESRLVIERARVARILSGGQSAETQSGA; this is translated from the coding sequence GTGAACGTGAGCGCTTCGCTGCTGCTGGCCCAGCCCCGAGAGGGCGCCAACGGCGCCGTCGTCTTCCTGGTCCAGATGATGCTCTTCTTCGTCATCCTCTACTGGCTGTTCATTCGGCCGCAGAGGAAAGAGCAAGAGCGCTTCAAGCAGATGGTCGATGCGATCAAGAAGGGTGACGAGATCGTGACCAGCGGCGGTGTGGTCGGCACCGTGGTGCACGTGGCCGACGACCGTTTGACCATCAAGTCTGCCGAGTCCCGGTTGGTGATCGAGCGCGCCCGCGTCGCGCGCATCCTGTCCGGGGGGCAGTCCGCCGAAACGCAATCCGGCGCCTAG